Proteins encoded within one genomic window of Phototrophicus methaneseepsis:
- the ppc gene encoding phosphoenolpyruvate carboxylase produces MTTSPQTSTLLSADIRLLGDLLGNIIKEQQGEQAFELVETVRLSAKDRRTGDKAAAARLRDVIDKTTLDEKSVLIKAFSNYFQLINIAEDQQRIRVLRQRERGNRLEETIDGAIAAIKESGYDADKMHELLNQLRLRFVLTAHPSEAKRQEVLVKLRRIAQMMTAQEREHLLPREERQLTNALAEEIEALWQTRAVRSQSKTVMDEVNFGLYFVTSVIMDTVVDIYDEFYASLRKHYPNHDWSDLHRLLRYGSWIGGDRDGNPNVTTDITLAALQTQRDAARAVYLEDMRALLDHLTQANEQVGATQALLDAMTESEQDIETDYVDEIYREQMARIIVRLEHNQYASHTDLLADLRLLRDSLRANGGKRVATGKLRRLIRKVRLFGLQLMPLDVREDSRLHLATVSELMAHYGIEADFANLPEERKQAILTEEINNPRPFFPPDVSKFSETTQRIVRTWRMVAVAHERFGRESIDAAIASMSQYPSDVLTMLLFAKEVGVQDDLDIVPLFETIDDLHNASDVMQVLFDNATYADHLAKREMRQQIMIGYSDSSKDGGYIASNWHLYQAQKKLSGACESCGIEVELFHGRGGSIGRGGGPTNRAILSQPAASLRGGIKITEQGEVIAYRYSNEDIARRHLHQVLNACILALGNVENDNVEEPWFQAMESLSEYGRQHYRDFVYETDGFLDYWQQATPINELSKLRISSRPAKRGSKGGFAAMRAIPWVFSWMQSRAIVPSWFGVGTAIKRYCDSHPDGLETLKDMYQRWRFFDALIRNTELDVAKADMGIAELYSELVDDEALRKQMFKRISDEHSLTKDMICAVTGQSSLLEFAPALQRSIERRNPYVDPLNFVQVALLRELRDLPEDDPSYAEVLEKVLGTINGIAAGMKTTG; encoded by the coding sequence ATGACAACATCACCCCAGACAAGTACCCTGCTTAGTGCCGATATACGACTCCTGGGCGATTTACTGGGTAACATCATCAAAGAGCAACAAGGTGAACAAGCCTTTGAACTCGTAGAGACCGTCAGGCTGAGCGCGAAAGACCGCCGTACAGGCGACAAAGCCGCCGCTGCGAGATTGCGCGACGTCATCGACAAAACGACTTTAGACGAAAAATCTGTCCTGATTAAGGCATTTAGTAATTACTTCCAGTTGATTAATATTGCAGAAGATCAACAGCGGATTCGAGTATTACGCCAGCGTGAACGTGGCAATCGGCTGGAAGAAACAATCGACGGCGCCATTGCTGCGATTAAAGAGAGTGGCTATGATGCCGATAAAATGCATGAGCTGCTCAATCAACTGCGTTTGCGCTTCGTCCTGACGGCCCACCCCAGCGAAGCCAAACGTCAGGAAGTCCTTGTCAAGCTGCGGCGCATTGCCCAAATGATGACCGCCCAAGAGCGAGAGCACCTGCTGCCGCGTGAAGAGCGCCAGCTCACCAATGCCCTCGCTGAAGAAATCGAAGCGCTCTGGCAAACACGCGCTGTACGCAGCCAAAGCAAGACCGTCATGGATGAAGTTAACTTCGGCCTTTATTTTGTGACATCAGTCATCATGGATACGGTCGTCGATATTTATGATGAATTTTACGCCAGCCTGCGCAAGCATTATCCAAACCACGACTGGTCTGATTTGCATCGGCTGCTGCGTTATGGCTCCTGGATTGGGGGCGACCGCGATGGGAACCCCAACGTCACAACAGATATTACCCTGGCCGCCTTGCAAACACAGCGTGATGCAGCCCGCGCCGTCTATTTGGAAGACATGCGCGCCCTGTTAGATCACCTGACACAGGCGAATGAGCAAGTTGGCGCAACACAAGCCCTGCTCGACGCCATGACAGAATCCGAACAGGATATTGAAACAGACTATGTTGATGAAATCTATCGCGAGCAAATGGCGCGGATCATCGTCCGGCTTGAGCACAATCAATATGCCTCTCATACCGATCTCTTGGCCGATTTACGCCTCCTGAGGGACAGCCTACGAGCCAACGGTGGCAAACGGGTTGCGACGGGTAAGCTGCGTCGTCTGATCCGCAAAGTGCGCCTCTTTGGCCTACAGTTGATGCCGTTGGATGTACGCGAAGATTCACGTTTACATCTGGCAACTGTCTCCGAATTGATGGCTCATTATGGCATCGAAGCCGACTTTGCGAACCTCCCGGAGGAACGCAAACAAGCCATTCTGACGGAAGAGATCAACAACCCGCGCCCCTTCTTCCCGCCAGACGTCAGCAAATTTAGTGAAACAACGCAGCGCATCGTCAGAACATGGCGTATGGTCGCGGTAGCACACGAGCGCTTTGGACGTGAGAGCATTGATGCAGCTATCGCCAGCATGAGCCAGTACCCCAGCGATGTCCTCACCATGCTGCTCTTCGCTAAGGAAGTTGGCGTGCAGGATGATCTCGATATTGTGCCGCTCTTCGAGACAATTGACGATCTACACAATGCTTCCGACGTGATGCAAGTCTTATTTGATAACGCCACTTATGCGGACCATCTCGCCAAGCGAGAAATGCGCCAGCAGATCATGATAGGCTATTCCGATAGCAGCAAAGATGGGGGGTATATCGCCTCTAATTGGCACTTATACCAGGCCCAGAAGAAGCTCAGCGGTGCTTGTGAATCCTGCGGCATTGAGGTGGAATTGTTCCATGGGCGTGGTGGCAGCATCGGGCGCGGTGGTGGCCCGACGAACCGCGCGATTCTCTCCCAACCTGCTGCATCGCTCCGCGGTGGCATCAAAATCACAGAGCAAGGTGAAGTCATTGCTTACCGCTATAGTAATGAAGATATCGCTCGCCGCCATCTGCATCAGGTCTTGAATGCGTGCATCCTGGCCCTGGGCAATGTGGAAAATGACAATGTAGAGGAACCATGGTTCCAAGCGATGGAATCCCTCTCAGAATATGGCCGCCAGCATTACCGCGACTTCGTCTATGAAACAGATGGCTTCCTCGATTACTGGCAGCAGGCAACGCCAATTAACGAATTATCGAAACTGCGCATCTCATCACGTCCAGCCAAACGTGGCAGCAAAGGGGGCTTCGCCGCTATGCGTGCCATTCCCTGGGTCTTCTCGTGGATGCAGAGCCGGGCTATTGTCCCAAGTTGGTTTGGCGTGGGGACTGCGATTAAACGTTACTGCGACAGCCACCCAGATGGCCTTGAAACGCTCAAAGATATGTATCAACGCTGGCGCTTCTTCGACGCGCTGATTCGTAATACAGAGCTTGACGTTGCCAAAGCGGATATGGGCATCGCAGAGTTGTATAGCGAGCTCGTCGATGATGAAGCCTTACGCAAGCAAATGTTTAAACGCATCTCGGACGAACATAGCCTCACCAAGGATATGATTTGCGCGGTGACAGGGCAAAGCTCCCTACTAGAATTTGCACCTGCCCTACAGCGCTCTATTGAGCGACGTAATCCTTATGTAGACCCGCTCAACTTCGTCCAGGTTGCACTTTTACGTGAACTACGTGACCTGCCAGAAGATGATCCATCCTATGCGGAGGTGCTGGAAAAAGTGCTTGGGACTATCAATGGCATCGCCGCCGGCATGAAAACGACAGGCTAA
- a CDS encoding NUDIX hydrolase: MRHQLTHFLTHIPQSNEDALPLTAFIKDEHRNQEAVPFEAVAHLLATLGLVEFDETTGMIRATSQTAKYALNSLAEYVKADLKIVEDWKTRGVLRNPDEGALQNGASFLHLLEAQRLAIQSNAPATRTEKVGQVIIKRTNPTTGDPELLFQYDKNANQYQLIGGRWRESDGDILNTMVREIEEELEGNDLVYEQDYQLKLITGDFVPPSVLSPTFGALTQYHFWVYHMVGLTRPLTLQTNDQWVPISQMLGGTVIDPSGAHYPFQNMHIYYAMNEAIEGGLINLPDSWANESGNKK, translated from the coding sequence ATGCGTCACCAGCTTACTCACTTCCTGACTCATATACCGCAGTCCAACGAGGATGCACTGCCGCTTACAGCATTCATCAAGGACGAGCACCGAAATCAAGAGGCTGTCCCTTTTGAAGCCGTTGCCCACCTCCTGGCAACGCTAGGATTGGTCGAATTTGATGAAACCACAGGCATGATCCGTGCGACATCCCAAACAGCCAAGTATGCACTCAACAGCCTGGCAGAATATGTCAAAGCCGATCTTAAAATCGTCGAGGATTGGAAGACACGGGGTGTGCTGCGTAACCCGGATGAAGGCGCCCTGCAAAATGGAGCCTCTTTCTTGCACCTGTTGGAGGCCCAGCGGCTGGCAATACAATCAAACGCGCCAGCAACCCGGACGGAAAAAGTTGGGCAGGTCATTATCAAACGTACCAACCCCACCACAGGCGACCCAGAGTTACTCTTTCAGTATGATAAGAACGCCAATCAATATCAACTGATTGGCGGGCGCTGGCGAGAAAGCGACGGCGACATCCTCAATACGATGGTGCGCGAAATTGAGGAAGAGTTGGAAGGTAATGATCTCGTTTACGAGCAAGATTACCAACTGAAGCTGATTACAGGCGATTTTGTGCCACCGAGCGTGCTCTCGCCGACGTTTGGCGCGCTCACACAATACCATTTTTGGGTTTACCATATGGTTGGCTTAACCAGACCGCTCACACTCCAGACAAATGACCAGTGGGTACCCATTTCCCAGATGTTGGGCGGCACTGTCATTGATCCAAGCGGTGCGCATTATCCTTTCCAGAATATGCACATCTATTATGCGATGAACGAGGCCATCGAAGGCGGCCTGATAAATTTACCAGATAGCTGGGCAAACGAATCAGGCAATAAAAAGTAA
- a CDS encoding GH36-type glycosyl hydrolase domain-containing protein — protein sequence MQKSDVNSVLARTSYRVKRQLKKIRQRIAPEPASPPAFTAQAGRAGTDVPDPVQFQAVAMGSGAFGEWILDDANLPAYRYTMNQFTDDKAQYPVSTGAFRRDHWHQIGNDRITALASNDGVIQVLVGEQGFMYLNHFSHGSLVSSLGVVWAIIMIILRTPSRFVRRFILGSSEPGFWEQIREALSAPGADRRDDLQHAYAGGYGYIQLGDAIWPTAYRYQPEAIRATSERIFGMGYYQTICEHKGIQVTRTVYAPGGDVSALLADVDLTNLTDQPQTISYYEYWDINIQQLTLQLLRTGEFGAAGDAKRRRLNREFTPCINWDEEAKALRFHFHPPEDAVSSAIPSQVNYQPLDVFLADLSGVPDGKYTDKARFFGQGGAQKPDAIGQWDDMDVERISHTIMPYCMVLRREVTIPAGQTRRLRFAYGTVESSDFLTCDEYAIFGVAEAQMPEEWMTQYQLTFHRENNSYDPRDALNDYWRNKLAYFSVIDEPQLQREMAWHAYYLLSSTLYNQFFDTRIVPQGSAYLYLHGLDGAPRDFALYVLALAYMDPALARDVLCFVMQMTTGFSGQIAYAYTGNGQLSGALIHTHPSDLDLFFLMGLSEYVNATGDLDFLNEQVPFYAARNQPRNQRVLNHVLLAYHHLMHIVGIGDNDLIRVRDGDWSDDVVIRNIFPFNMRVSPRNTVQHGESVTNSQMAMYVLPRIATLLTNHPDDEIHDIGTRMQAEVNEALQRLARGIKNIWQGDHYARAILRTWDNSNYILSKDHTDLEAQVWALIADIDPDTTDTLKDTIYRQLDEPSNIGATLRNGSIWPAVAQLLTWGYTRHYPELAWQSFLKQTMANRAMVYPNHWSNIWSGPDGVNGSKMADPGGTYQSPPATPMMDFPVMNNNQHAMALLAMLRVCGIEAHPSGTGIQIAPQVPERYKLDLPLIQLDVTPKHIRGLYRAHNSGQTTLHIRLAAANATVQVKVNENISTMTPDGDGFIKLELPLFNPGDIIAFSVTDLPG from the coding sequence ATGCAAAAAAGTGATGTTAATTCGGTGCTCGCCCGTACGAGTTACCGCGTCAAACGCCAACTGAAGAAAATACGGCAGCGTATTGCGCCAGAGCCGGCATCCCCCCCGGCCTTCACGGCACAAGCCGGACGTGCGGGTACAGACGTACCGGACCCGGTGCAGTTCCAGGCTGTTGCAATGGGGAGCGGGGCTTTTGGTGAATGGATATTAGACGACGCCAATCTCCCTGCTTACCGCTATACCATGAACCAATTCACGGATGATAAAGCCCAGTATCCAGTTTCCACCGGGGCTTTCCGGCGGGATCACTGGCATCAGATAGGCAATGATCGCATTACAGCCCTGGCCTCTAACGATGGCGTCATCCAGGTGTTGGTTGGGGAACAAGGCTTCATGTACCTCAACCACTTCAGCCACGGTTCGTTGGTTTCCTCATTGGGTGTCGTCTGGGCCATCATCATGATTATCCTGCGTACACCAAGCCGCTTTGTACGGCGCTTCATACTCGGTTCCTCAGAACCTGGCTTTTGGGAACAAATCCGTGAAGCGCTCAGTGCACCGGGCGCAGATCGCAGGGACGACCTGCAACATGCTTATGCTGGTGGCTATGGTTATATACAGCTTGGCGATGCCATCTGGCCCACAGCTTATCGCTATCAGCCAGAAGCCATACGCGCGACAAGTGAACGCATCTTTGGGATGGGGTACTATCAGACGATCTGTGAACACAAAGGCATTCAGGTCACACGAACAGTCTATGCACCTGGCGGCGACGTTTCCGCACTATTGGCTGATGTTGACCTGACGAACCTCACAGATCAGCCACAAACAATCTCTTATTACGAATATTGGGACATCAACATTCAGCAGCTCACGTTGCAGTTACTGCGCACAGGCGAATTTGGCGCAGCGGGTGATGCCAAACGCCGCCGTCTGAACCGTGAATTTACCCCCTGCATCAACTGGGATGAAGAAGCCAAAGCGCTGCGTTTCCACTTCCACCCGCCGGAAGATGCTGTTTCCTCAGCCATCCCCAGCCAGGTCAATTATCAACCTTTAGATGTCTTTTTGGCTGATTTAAGCGGCGTACCTGATGGCAAATATACCGATAAAGCGCGCTTCTTTGGTCAAGGTGGTGCGCAAAAACCGGATGCCATCGGCCAATGGGATGACATGGATGTCGAACGCATCAGCCATACAATCATGCCCTATTGCATGGTACTCCGGCGAGAAGTTACGATCCCTGCGGGGCAAACGCGCCGCTTGCGTTTCGCCTATGGCACGGTGGAATCTTCTGATTTCCTCACATGCGATGAATACGCGATTTTTGGCGTTGCTGAAGCCCAAATGCCAGAAGAGTGGATGACTCAATATCAACTTACCTTCCACCGAGAGAATAACAGCTACGATCCACGTGATGCATTAAACGACTATTGGCGCAATAAGCTTGCCTATTTTTCCGTCATTGATGAACCGCAACTCCAGCGCGAGATGGCCTGGCACGCGTATTATTTGCTCTCATCAACGCTGTATAACCAGTTCTTCGATACGCGCATCGTGCCCCAGGGATCAGCTTATCTTTACCTGCACGGGCTGGATGGCGCCCCGCGTGACTTCGCCCTCTATGTCCTTGCCCTGGCTTATATGGACCCGGCCCTGGCACGAGATGTCCTCTGCTTTGTCATGCAAATGACGACAGGATTTTCCGGCCAGATTGCGTATGCTTATACCGGGAACGGACAGCTTTCCGGTGCACTCATTCATACGCACCCCTCTGATCTCGATTTATTTTTCTTGATGGGCCTCAGCGAATATGTGAATGCAACAGGCGACCTGGATTTTTTGAATGAACAAGTCCCATTTTATGCTGCTCGCAACCAACCTCGTAACCAGAGGGTGCTTAACCATGTGCTGCTAGCCTACCATCATCTAATGCATATCGTCGGCATTGGCGATAATGACCTCATCCGCGTGCGTGATGGGGATTGGTCCGATGATGTCGTGATTCGTAACATCTTCCCCTTCAACATGCGCGTTTCACCCCGTAACACGGTACAGCATGGGGAATCTGTCACCAACAGCCAAATGGCGATGTACGTCCTACCACGTATTGCTACATTGCTGACCAATCACCCTGATGATGAAATCCATGACATCGGCACCCGTATGCAAGCAGAAGTCAATGAAGCCCTCCAACGGTTGGCACGTGGCATTAAGAACATCTGGCAAGGCGATCATTACGCACGGGCGATTCTGCGCACCTGGGACAACAGCAACTATATTCTGAGCAAAGACCATACCGACCTGGAAGCACAGGTCTGGGCACTCATCGCAGATATTGACCCCGACACAACCGACACGCTCAAAGACACGATCTACCGCCAGTTAGATGAGCCATCGAATATTGGGGCAACCTTGCGGAACGGCTCCATATGGCCTGCTGTCGCTCAATTGCTAACATGGGGTTATACGCGCCACTATCCTGAACTGGCATGGCAATCGTTTTTAAAGCAAACAATGGCAAACCGTGCCATGGTCTACCCCAATCACTGGTCAAATATCTGGTCCGGGCCGGATGGCGTCAATGGGTCGAAAATGGCGGACCCAGGCGGCACGTATCAATCGCCCCCAGCGACCCCTATGATGGACTTCCCCGTCATGAACAATAATCAACATGCCATGGCCCTATTGGCGATGCTGCGCGTCTGCGGGATTGAAGCCCATCCATCTGGCACAGGCATCCAGATTGCACCACAAGTACCAGAACGTTATAAACTAGACCTACCCCTCATCCAGTTAGATGTCACACCCAAGCATATTCGCGGTCTCTATCGCGCTCATAACAGCGGCCAGACGACGCTGCATATCCGGCTTGCAGCAGCGAATGCCACCGTTCAGGTCAAAGTCAATGAAAACATATCAACGATGACGCCAGATGGTGACGGATTTATCAAACTGGAATTACCCCTGTTTAATCCGGGGGATATCATTGCATTCTCAGTGACCGATTTACCCGGATAG
- a CDS encoding GMC family oxidoreductase N-terminal domain-containing protein, with product MTAQESMYTNQHEDRLTNFLKILAAVMSISAFIALFLPYIFNTSDFFISAPFYVTNTIAGFGLIGIASWFAAADVRRFRPLVVMVWLGLIIGAVAMLTLAFSTIATQWQSILLGAFAIYTVLALSLGWLLLQAAPQAPAWSPWIPEKAFTTWERIGQIVYGVFGLFSVVAVIGSVAGAFIEQNPFPTLWAQPFFVGGSAVKIGLLGMISLYVAFNIRKRLNLITVVILGHAGSWVVITVLAVFGYARFGHYLLTIGSITADEYAMMFGAWLLDVVIIAGFGFVQSRINRSVVDNLSFFAPAHFRILESVVETLIEGDTFERIPPYQSALNTDIYLGSFHSNRLFLAKAALLATEYFPLMWALPPITYLSPANRRNFVDSRFKQEIITPPVGYRVMNSIVGLGNRVLLMLRGRSVDEEPGGAMSFTDLLEGLMRFDMQMTYLGYYGDERSWEKGDDGNGIGYVPFSKREKAFPVTPRRPHPPLDVMTPDKLARRGIDVIDDADVVIIGSGAAGGILAEQMLKKGRSVLMLERGLYSDPDTFNEDEIDMVSRLYSDGALQISQSLRFTILQGSAVGGTTVVNNAVCFNTPERVVDTWNSRGERDVIDKDRYFEAQAEVRKRMKIGRITAKTRTPLDDVLNQGDLRVTSGVQKYFEKHPELGDYEYDVVEANITDCLGCGYCNIGCKYGRKISMLDEVLPSAQAEFGPERFRILSEAEAVHLETKNGRVTEIVAMVRGKKRLVIKQPKTVIVSAGTIASSWLLMRSGIGKNLPVGRGLCFNMGSPLYGWFGETVRAYQGLQIAHYLDIKGKDGFVYETWYNPPLAQALTMPGWLDTHFANMQRYDQMAAVGVLVGTESNAHIERALLVNGPDVVYKPSAKDMSTLLDAFKILGGVLFEAGAKEVYASTRKYHSYKPTASGQAVAQMADENDLVRLNELIKDESELLLGTGHPQGGNAIGIRPDGTNPSVVDGNFKVFGYDNLYVCDASVHPTATTVNPQLTVMSLAHYAANFIE from the coding sequence ATGACTGCTCAGGAATCCATGTATACCAATCAACACGAAGATAGACTAACGAATTTTCTTAAAATACTCGCTGCTGTGATGAGCATAAGCGCGTTTATCGCGCTATTTTTACCTTATATTTTCAATACATCCGATTTTTTTATCAGTGCACCCTTTTATGTCACCAACACAATCGCAGGGTTTGGCCTAATCGGCATTGCAAGCTGGTTCGCTGCTGCTGATGTCAGGCGGTTTCGGCCTCTGGTCGTCATGGTATGGCTCGGGCTCATCATTGGTGCTGTTGCTATGTTGACATTGGCATTTAGCACGATTGCAACACAATGGCAATCTATTTTGTTGGGGGCCTTCGCCATCTACACGGTTCTGGCGCTAAGCCTGGGCTGGCTATTGTTACAAGCTGCCCCACAAGCCCCGGCATGGTCACCCTGGATACCGGAAAAAGCATTCACCACCTGGGAGCGCATCGGACAGATTGTCTATGGCGTATTTGGCCTTTTCTCGGTTGTGGCCGTTATTGGCAGTGTCGCAGGTGCCTTCATCGAGCAGAACCCATTCCCAACCTTGTGGGCACAACCTTTCTTTGTCGGCGGTTCTGCCGTCAAGATTGGCTTGCTCGGTATGATCTCGCTTTATGTCGCTTTCAATATACGCAAACGCCTGAACTTAATCACGGTTGTCATCCTGGGGCATGCTGGTTCATGGGTTGTCATCACAGTGCTGGCCGTATTTGGTTATGCGCGCTTTGGTCATTATCTATTGACTATAGGAAGCATCACTGCTGATGAATATGCGATGATGTTCGGCGCGTGGTTGCTGGATGTCGTCATTATTGCAGGCTTCGGCTTTGTACAATCACGGATCAATCGCTCTGTGGTCGATAACCTGAGCTTCTTCGCCCCGGCACATTTCCGCATTCTGGAATCCGTCGTTGAAACGCTCATTGAAGGCGACACCTTTGAACGCATCCCACCTTACCAGAGTGCCCTCAACACAGATATTTACCTGGGGAGCTTCCACTCTAATAGATTATTCCTGGCGAAGGCGGCTCTCCTCGCAACGGAATATTTCCCGCTGATGTGGGCACTACCACCAATTACCTACCTCAGCCCTGCCAACCGCCGCAACTTCGTCGACAGCCGCTTTAAGCAAGAGATCATTACACCGCCAGTAGGCTACCGCGTCATGAACAGCATTGTGGGGTTGGGCAATCGGGTGCTGCTGATGCTGAGAGGTCGCTCAGTCGATGAAGAGCCGGGGGGCGCCATGTCTTTTACAGATCTGCTCGAAGGACTCATGCGCTTCGATATGCAGATGACTTACCTTGGCTATTATGGTGACGAACGATCCTGGGAAAAAGGTGATGATGGCAACGGCATCGGTTATGTTCCCTTTTCCAAACGTGAGAAGGCATTCCCCGTCACGCCAAGACGACCACATCCCCCGCTGGATGTGATGACACCAGACAAGCTCGCTCGGCGGGGCATTGATGTCATTGATGATGCTGATGTCGTTATTATTGGGTCTGGGGCAGCGGGGGGCATCCTGGCCGAACAAATGCTGAAGAAAGGCCGCAGCGTGCTGATGCTAGAACGCGGCCTCTACTCCGATCCAGATACCTTTAATGAAGATGAAATCGACATGGTCAGCCGTTTGTACAGCGACGGTGCACTGCAAATCTCGCAATCGCTGCGCTTCACAATCTTACAAGGCAGCGCTGTGGGTGGGACCACTGTCGTCAACAATGCCGTTTGCTTTAATACACCAGAGCGCGTTGTCGATACCTGGAACTCACGCGGCGAGCGCGATGTCATCGACAAAGACCGTTATTTTGAAGCCCAGGCAGAAGTTCGCAAGCGCATGAAGATTGGACGCATCACAGCCAAAACGCGCACACCCCTTGATGATGTCCTCAATCAGGGTGACTTGAGGGTTACGAGCGGTGTACAAAAATACTTCGAAAAGCATCCCGAGTTGGGCGATTATGAATATGATGTCGTCGAGGCCAACATCACAGATTGCCTGGGATGCGGTTATTGCAATATCGGCTGTAAATATGGGCGCAAAATTTCTATGCTGGATGAAGTGCTGCCCAGTGCCCAGGCAGAATTCGGCCCAGAGCGCTTCCGCATCCTATCAGAAGCAGAAGCCGTGCACCTAGAAACAAAAAATGGCCGCGTGACCGAAATTGTGGCAATGGTGCGTGGCAAAAAGCGGCTTGTCATTAAGCAGCCCAAGACCGTTATCGTCAGCGCCGGGACGATTGCATCAAGCTGGCTGCTGATGCGCAGTGGCATCGGCAAGAACCTGCCTGTCGGCAGAGGTCTATGCTTCAATATGGGCAGCCCTCTCTATGGCTGGTTTGGCGAGACTGTCCGAGCTTACCAGGGCTTACAAATTGCTCACTATCTCGATATTAAAGGCAAAGACGGCTTCGTCTATGAAACATGGTATAACCCGCCGCTTGCCCAGGCTTTGACGATGCCTGGCTGGTTGGATACGCACTTCGCAAATATGCAGCGCTACGACCAGATGGCCGCTGTTGGCGTCCTTGTCGGGACGGAATCCAACGCGCATATTGAGCGGGCCTTGCTCGTCAATGGGCCAGATGTCGTGTATAAACCCTCTGCCAAAGATATGAGCACGCTGCTGGATGCCTTCAAGATATTAGGCGGTGTCCTCTTCGAAGCAGGCGCGAAAGAAGTTTACGCATCCACAAGGAAGTATCATAGCTATAAGCCTACAGCAAGCGGGCAGGCCGTGGCCCAGATGGCTGATGAAAATGATCTGGTCCGTCTGAATGAACTCATCAAAGATGAATCCGAACTGCTGCTCGGCACAGGCCACCCCCAGGGCGGTAATGCGATCGGCATTCGCCCAGATGGGACAAATCCCAGCGTTGTTGATGGCAACTTTAAAGTGTTCGGTTATGATAACCTGTATGTATGTGATGCGAGCGTTCACCCAACAGCAACGACCGTCAATCCACAGCTCACAGTTATGAGCCTGGCCCACTATGCCGCGAACTTCATTGAATAG